The genomic DNA CACCGACTGTGCCCCTGACTTGTATGCCGTCACCAACAGATCTTGGCTCGATGAATGCGTTTCGACTCGAACCTGTCCCGGACGCACGAATTTCGAGAACTGCCCTGTCAAATAGTAGAGCGGTCCGACATGGTGTTGCACGTATTTCCCGTCTAAAAACTCGATGCTCAGGATTGTGTGGTTCCTTTCCCAAGCTCCGAAGAATCCCCACATATAATCCACAGCGCTGACATCGTACGTTGCCACGAGCTTATGGATGATTTTCATCCACTCCATGGCACCGGAAAAAGTCATGTCGTTGGGAACGCTAAACTCCGTCATCCAGATGGGGATTCCGTATTCGGCCGCGAGATTCCGCATGTGCGCAAGGTCGTGCGCGAGTTCGGTCTCCTTGGTATCGTACAAGTGGTAGGCCAGCGCGCCCACGTATCGGCGGGCTTTGGAGTCACGAAGCACGACGGACGCTCGTTTGTAGGCTTCGGCGGGATTCAGATCGTCCGGAATGACCAACATGGTTCGAAACCCTTCCTGCCGCATTCTGGCCCCCAACCGCTTCACAACCGTTCTCATCCATTCAGCCGACCAAATCCCGCTGCGCTTATACCCAGGTTCATTGATGATCGAGAAATACGGTAATTCCACTCCTCTATCGCGCCACCTCAGCATGATCGCCAAGGCCCATTCGACGTACTCATCGGGATTGTCCTCCGTCATCCACGCCTCAAGCGTAACTGGTGAAACAAAGAATGTCGTCATCCCTTTTGCTCGAGCTTGCTCCACGAGGCTAATATGTGCATCGGTCCGTTTCCATTCAAAATGGAATTTTGTCCAGTCAAAGGCCGCCGGATCCACATTGTCGTTGATCGGTTCCACCCCTCCGTCCAACACCGGTCGCATGCGCGTGAGGCCTAAATCTGTGTACAGGAGAGTCAGGACATTCTCCTGTGCCGCAGCGGGCACCGAAGTGGAGCCCGCATTACTTACATGCGGATCGTCCCACACTCGACTTGATGCTCCAAATCCCTCCATCGTCTGACGAGGCTCCTGAGGGAAGATCGTCACTTCGACCATTGTTGGCATGCTATCGCGCCCGAGGTTGACCGACGCACAGGCCGGCATCGCCACGAGCAAGACACCATTCAGCAGGACGACAGAAATCTTTTTCGCGACTTCTTGGAAGCGGTTATTACTGTTCAAGCGAAATTCTCCTGGCGTGCAGCTCAGCATCGACCATCCGATGGACACAGATGATCGTAGGCGTTATTTGTTGGTGACCATTCGACCCCGTGGATGCCTGGGTCATAGTTCAAGACCCCATTATGTCGATTACGCCGCCAGATTTTGTGACAACTAACCTACTCGTCGCTGACTCACGAATGGCATATTCATCAACTATGGGGATATGTCCTGCGGAACTCCGGCAGCAGGGTCAGGCGTGCAGCGTCCACGATGCTCCCCAACCGAATGACCGCAAGCCAAACCATCAGAACCCTCCACTGGAAATTGAGAATGCTGCATTCGCTCCCCGCGAGCTACCACGGGCCCGATCGCACCTTTTGAAAGAAGCTCACCAATGCGAGCTTGTCATTCCTGCTCAAAAATAACAACAGGCCGATGACGGTGGCCAGCGCCGCTGCAGCTTTCGCCAGTAGGGTTGAACCGTGCCACGCGCCGTAATGCCGAAAGATGCTGCCGAGCACCAGCGTGACCAACAGGCTATACCCCATCAGGAAGACAAGATTCCTCGGCAAGGCAAACCCGTGCCAGAGCTTGAGCCTAACAAAGGTGCCGAGCAACACCAGCGAACTCGCTATCACGAAGCCGACCGCCGCCCCGATGCCCCCATAATGCGGCACAAGAACCACCGCGGAACAGGCGGCCAGGACGTTCCCCGAGCATGTGATGGCCGTATACGAGATCATGTCGTCCAGTCCAATCAAGAGAGCTTGGCAGACGCCGGAAAGCAGGGCGAAACTTTGCCACAGCATAAACACGAACATATATTGCGCGGCGCCTAAAAACTTCGTGGAGAATGCCAGATCAAGCACGAGGTGAGGGAAGAGGATGGCAGGGAGCGAAAATATCGTCACGATCATGGTCAGTTGCTTCAGGAATTCCATGGCAACTTGAAACTTTTCTTCCTTTGGTCCGACCCGGGTGACTCTTGGTGTAAAAAATAATTCAGTGAGCGGCATCAGAACCATGTTCATGAGAAGGGCAACAGACATACCGGCATGCAGAAGCCCGGCCCCGGCCTCGCCAAGATTCTCAAGTACGGAATACCGTGTGATTAAGAATGCTCCTTGATAGGTGAAAGCTGCGGCATAGAACAAAATGCTGAAAGAGACGACATTGCCTAGCCTGCGAAAACCAGCCGCAATGCCAACAGCGCACTGAGTAATCGACCATCCCATCACGCGACGAAGATATTCGACGACCACAATGGCCCACACCGTTACAATGAGCACCGTCGCGACATAGAAACCTAAAATCCCTCCTGCAAGGAGCCCGAATGTGCTTGCCAATGCCATGACGAGGCCCGTCAAAGCGGTCAACCGCGCCGATCCGGAGGAATACTGGGCCGCCGCTAGTGCATTGGGGATAAATGAGGCCAACGCCATCCCCGGAATACCTAGTAACCCCACCAGAAGCAAGATTTTATACGGTGCTATTACGGCGGGGAGGAGATCGATTCTGAACAGCACTAGACTTGTTGTCACCAGCGCACCGACTGTGCCGAGCACAAGTAACGCTTTCAGAACCACGGCATACCCATCACAAAAGGCATCGCCTCCCTCGCTATGGGCTTTGGAAAGGAACTTCACCGTCGAACGGGAAAAATTTAGGGTGCAGAGGTTCGCCACAAACTGGATAGTTTGATCGATGATGCTGATGACTCCGATGCCTTCAGGGCCGACCAACACCGCGGCAACCTTCGTTCGAGCAAAGTTCACCAGTACAGCAAGAGCCTGGGGGGCCCCGATTCCCAGAAGAATTTTAAGCATCAACGATCCGATCTATCTGGCTCATGTCGGCCATCTAGCCATCCTCTTCTGTTTAGCAATATCCATTCCGATCCTCTTTGTCCGCCACACGATCCAAGATACGCATGGTTTCCCGTGCCACCATCTCCCATGAAAACCGCTTAGCCCGCTCACGGCCCTGTTCGGCATACTTGCGACGGACTGCCCCATCCAGCAAGAACGTCGAAAGTCCCTCGACCAAATCTTCTACTGACGGAGTCGGCATGGCCAGCGCCGCATCTCCTGCGCCCTCTTCCAATGTCGGGTGCTTCACCGTCAACACAGCGGCACCGCTGGCCATAGCCTCGAACATGGTATAGGAGATCCCTTCGTAGATGGTGGGCAGGGCGTACACATCCGCGCCGGCGTACAGCCGTGCCAACGGCTCAAGCTCCGCATAAGGGCGATACACCACGGCATCCCCGACCCCATGCTGTTGCGCGATCTCAGCAATCGGGACATTCGTGGTGTTCGGTCCGACGATTAACAGAGCGTGGGGCAAGTTATGTTGTCGGCGGACGATGGCGAAGGCTTCGATGAGATTCGGAACATGCCGCCTCTTCGCAAGCTTCCCGACAAAAATAACATAAGGAACCTCTTTGCCCAGCGCACGAATAACTTCTTCTTTGATCGCCGCCGGATCGTGGCGTTGGAAGTAGTAATCGTGTGCGGCCGGATAAATCGTGTCGATCTTCTCCGGTGGAATGCCAAAAAATCGCACGAGATCGGCTTTTGTGGCAAGAGAGTTCGCGATCACGCGTTCGGCACACTTCGCACTGTACCGTTGCAGCGTCGTCGCACGGAGGCGGGTGAACCAGGAAAACTCGCCTGGTAGGGCTTCATAGAAGCCATGATTTGCCAACACCATGCGCCCACGATGCAACAAGGGACAGATGTAGGAGGGGCAAAACAATATCGCAGCACCTTTTGCCGCTCTGTGGAAACATA from Nitrospira sp. ND1 includes the following:
- a CDS encoding glycoside hydrolase family 30 beta sandwich domain-containing protein; this encodes MNSNNRFQEVAKKISVVLLNGVLLVAMPACASVNLGRDSMPTMVEVTIFPQEPRQTMEGFGASSRVWDDPHVSNAGSTSVPAAAQENVLTLLYTDLGLTRMRPVLDGGVEPINDNVDPAAFDWTKFHFEWKRTDAHISLVEQARAKGMTTFFVSPVTLEAWMTEDNPDEYVEWALAIMLRWRDRGVELPYFSIINEPGYKRSGIWSAEWMRTVVKRLGARMRQEGFRTMLVIPDDLNPAEAYKRASVVLRDSKARRYVGALAYHLYDTKETELAHDLAHMRNLAAEYGIPIWMTEFSVPNDMTFSGAMEWMKIIHKLVATYDVSAVDYMWGFFGAWERNHTILSIEFLDGKYVQHHVGPLYYLTGQFSKFVRPGQVRVETHSSSQDLLVTAYKSGAQSVIVAINAGQEDRRVNVTVTDAVAPLHFSAIRTTVREFWSELEPIASDTSTFNVALPAQSVTTYRGGSIDSAGTLSGVGIKKSAQ
- a CDS encoding glycosyltransferase family 1 protein, giving the protein MRTLVVNAFRMAQQRTGIGRYIEFVAQQWSRMKIPFDRVVLMSPKNIEMSGFDRVTSVEVKVFGGQYPAAIWEQVCFHRAAKGAAILFCPSYICPLLHRGRMVLANHGFYEALPGEFSWFTRLRATTLQRYSAKCAERVIANSLATKADLVRFFGIPPEKIDTIYPAAHDYYFQRHDPAAIKEEVIRALGKEVPYVIFVGKLAKRRHVPNLIEAFAIVRRQHNLPHALLIVGPNTTNVPIAEIAQQHGVGDAVVYRPYAELEPLARLYAGADVYALPTIYEGISYTMFEAMASGAAVLTVKHPTLEEGAGDAALAMPTPSVEDLVEGLSTFLLDGAVRRKYAEQGRERAKRFSWEMVARETMRILDRVADKEDRNGYC